In Petrotoga olearia DSM 13574, the genomic window TTGGGGGTATCGCACAATGGAATGATGTCACAAGAAACAACAAAGATTACAAACAAACATATGCTGTTAAGCAGTTAAAAGCGTTGCTAGAAGAGTTAAAAGACCATGAAATCACCTTATCTGATTCCCATGCTGAAGGGAACAACATTCCTTGGGAAATTACAGAAGAATTTCCAAACGTAAAATTAATCAGTGGTGGGATAAGAAAATATTATATGATGACCGGCATAGATGAATCTTTCAATAGGATGATCTTTTTTGGTTACCATGCTGGAGTAGGAGAGAGATACTCGACTATGGATCATACTTATTCAAGTTCTTCTATTCATAATATTTGGATCAACGGATTAGAAATGAATGAAACATTAATTAACGCTGCATACGGGGGTAGTTTTAGTGTTCCATTGGCAATGGTTGTCGGGGATGATAAACTCAAAAACCAACTGAGCCCATATTTTAAGAGTTTATACTACATAGAAACCAAAAGATCTTTAGGTAGATACTCTGCAGAGTTTAAACCTATGAAGCTACTACTGGAAGAAATTAAAAGCGCAACTAAAGAAATGATTGATAAAAACAAAGAATATTTTGATGTCTACACATTCAACTCATCCATCGAGATGATTGTTGAATTTTCTGACACTTCAAAAGCTGATATGGTTGAATCTATGCCATTAACAGAAAGAATTGATGGAAGAAAAGTAAAAATAAGCAGCGACAATTATCGCGTGATTTTTGAAGCTCTTTTAGCAATAACTTATATATGTGAAGCATAGAAAATGAGGAGTGATTAAAATGAGCAAAATACCAACAGATACAGCCATCTTTGCAGCGGGCTGTTTTTGGGGAGTAGAATACATGTTTAAAAAGCTTGCAGGTGTCATCGACGTAGTCAGTGGTTATACAGGTGGTTTTGTTGAAAACCCTTCTTATGAACAGGTTTGTAGCGGAAAAACAGGTCATGCAGAATCTGTTTTAATTGTCTACGACCCAAACATAGTAAGCTACGAATCATTAGTCAGATATTTTTTTGAAATTCATGACTTTAGCCAAGAAAATGGTCAGGGGCCCGACATTGGAGAGCAATATAGAAGCGAAATATTTTACATAAATGAGGAACAAAAAGCAATCGCGGAAAAAGTAAAAGACGAGTTGATCAATAGAGGTTTAAAAGTCGTAACTAAAATAACTAAAGCTTCAGAATTTTACAGAGCAGAGGATTACCATCAAAACTATTATGAAAAAACGGGAAAAGCCCCTTATTGCCATTTCAGAAGAATAGTTTTTAAAAACGATTATGTCAAATTTTTAGTCTAGAATAAGGGGAATAGGTTCAAGTTTTAATTATTTTAATCATTATTAAAAAAGGCTTCTACTAGCAAACAAAATTCTTCAAATTTTTCAAAAAATAGCGCATGGCCGGTGTTTTCTAAGTTTGCTAGCAATGAATTTTTTACTTTTTTACTCATTTCTATTATGTGACTTTTGGGGGTTATAATATCTTCTTCGCCAGAAATGAAAAGAGTTTTAGCCGTGATGTTCGATATTTCATTTCTAATATCAAATGTTTCGTTAGACGATGCAAGTCTCACAAAGCCATCAAACCAGTCTTTAGTTAAGGTTTCTTTAAATATCTTTCTTCTATTCATCAGCCATTCGTAATTGTTGTTATAAAATGGACGAGAATATATATAAGGGAGGGAAATGTCAAAAAACTTTTCGCCATCATAAAGTTCTGCTGCAACTTTCCATGCTTGACCTATGGACTTTAGATAGTTATCTATATGATCGGTTGCATTTGAAAGAAGCAATTTATCGATCATCTCAGGATACTTTAAAGTAAACAATTCTGCAATTTGTGCCCCGTAGGAAACCCCCATTAAATTAACTTTTTTTAATCCTAAATGATCAACCAATTTTTTCAAATCTTCGACATGAACTTCTATAGTATAAGGTTTGTCGGTAATTCTTGCGGATTTTCCTTGATCTCGAGTATCATACGTAATAACTTGGAATTTTTTTTGCCACCTCTCTATATGGGCCCTCCAACTTGAGGTACTCATCATAATACCGTTTAATATAATTACCGGCCTTCCTTTTCCATAAATTTCATAATAGATACCTGGATCCTCCAAATACATTCATCTCTCACTCCTTTTTAAATATGTATTCCATATGTAAGGTAAATTGATAATTCTTTCAAGACTGATTTTATATCTTTAATTCTATTCAAAAAAATTTTATCTATCCCTGTGTAATGGCTTATCCCCATTAGACTGTTTGCTAACATCTTTTTATCTTCTATTTTTATTCGTTCAAGATTCTCAACATAACCCTTTTCAAATCTGTCATAATAATCATTTGCTGCCTTTTTTACAATAAACTCGGATTCTCTTACGATTTTATAGTATTCAGAATTACTCTCAAAATATTTTAAAAAGAGATAAATACCCCTTAACTCGTTTTCTGCCCTATTTAATTGTTTTTTTTGATTGATAGTAAGGAACCTTCTTGTCATTTTACCAATTATTTTAACTATCTCCTCTAGAAAAGCTTCTTTGCTTTCAAAATAAAGATAAAATGTCCCTACTGAATAACCAGCATTTCTTGTGATATCGTGAATATCTGTTTTATAATATCCCTTCGTACCAAATAGTTCAATACCGGAAGATAATAATTTAGTTCTGGCGGATTCGTCTTCGGGAATATCGGGACAAATCACATCTTCATCATCAAATATCAAAGAATAGTTTTTTATTTCATCGTAAAAAATCCCGTCAGTAATAATCTTTTTAATTTTTGTTTTGTCATAACTTAAACCATTAAAAATATACCTTATAATAACAAACCTTGCAATACCTGAAATAAATAATTGTTCCGCTTGACTCGTTTCACGCAGTAAAACCAAAGAAACTCCCTTGCCGTATAAATCTCTCAAGCGTTGCTCGTATTTGGGATATCGATATTGCCCTTCTCGATAAATTAAGATATCTTTTTTGTAGTCTCCCACTCCAGATTTAACAATGGTATCTAAGAACGAATCCATCCTGTCTTCGAAACTTTTACCAGAAATTGTAGAAAAACCTTCTTCATAATAAATTACAATTTCGTTTAATAATTTAAGAAATATGTCCTCTTTGTTCTTAAAATACCTGTAAAATATTCCATTAGATAACCCGGCTCTCCTGCAGATTTCCACAACGGATACTGTTTCATACCATTCTTCAGAAAACAGGTCCCTGGCTGCTGCCATCAATTTTATAGAAGATTTATTTTTTGCTCTATTCAACGTTATCTCCTTCGTTTTTTAATTTTTTCCCAATGTAAAATTTTTAAAAATATCTATAAATGTCGTTGGTTCTTCTATTATAATCGAATGTCCAACGTCAGGAATGATTTCTAGTTTCCCATTTGTACTTTGAACAACTTCATTAGCCATATTTTTAGTTATCAACGTATCTTTTTCCCCAAGAATGAATAATACTTCTCCCCTATAATTTTTTGATGTCTCTTCATAATTATAATTTTCCAAAGCCCTTGCATTTTCAGTAAAACATTTTGGGTTCATCAAAAGTGCATCATTAGTCAGATGATTTAGTAATTTTCTATCTGATGAAGAGGGAATCATCGCTTTTAAAGAATTTTTCAGAAGAGTTCTATTGTTTTTTAACAAATTTAGAACATAATAATTTTCTTCTGGCGTCTTCAAACCCTTTAACGAAGGGGAATCAACAAGTATTAATTTTTCTACTTTTTCTGGATATCTAAAGGCTATAGACATAGCTACAGCTCCACCCAAAGAATGACCAACTAAAACAACCTTATTCAACTCTAAAACATCCATAAATCTTTTGATATATTCGGCATAAGTATCTATTTGAATTTCTTTCACTCGATCAGAGTGACCAAAATTTGGCAAATCTGGGGTATAGACCTTAAAACCTTCAATGTTTTTCACTTTCTCAAACCATCTGTGAGAGGCATAATTACCATGAATCATAACAACAGGGTTGCCTTCACCACTTACTTCATAATATAATTTTACACCATCAACGTTAACATAACTTCCCTCTTTTTTCTTATTCTTCCCAAATTTTTTTATGATCCACACAACAGGAATTTCAAAATATCTGAAATACAACATTTTCAACCCATAAGAAAGACCGCGAGGAAAGAATAAAACAAATATTATCAGCAAGCCCCCCACGATTATAGTCATAGGAAAATTGCTTCGTGAAAATAAAAACGGCATACCTGTAATTATAACAGAACCAATCAATCCTCCATTTAATGAAGCAACTCCTCCAATAATAACCATCGCTAAAAGATTCAACGATACGTTCAAACCAAAATCTGCGGGGGATATATATCCTAGTGTATGAGCATATAAAAAACCTGCTATTCCGCTGTATATAGAACTGATAATAAAGGCTTGTAATTTTGCTTTAGCAATCTTCACCCCGAACGCCCTGGCAGCCAATTCACTATCACGTACCATATTGAATCTCTTTCCTGTAGGAGATTTTACTATTAAACTTGTTATATAAATCAAAAGACTATAAAAAATCAAATTCAGAAAATATGTATTAAAATCAGAATCAAAAAAAGCAGGAATATCCCTCATTCCAGTTCTTCCGCCAAATATATCCATTGAGGCAATTATCTCCTGTACCGCTATTCCAAACGCCATAGTTGCTATAGCTAAATAAAAACCCTTCAGTCTCATTGCTGGTAATGCTATTACCATTCCAAACAAAACGGAAAAAAGAATAACGAAAATTAAATTTAAAAATATAGGCATATTTAAACTCATTGTAAAAAATGCGCTTGTGTAGGCTCCAATAGCCATAAAGGCAGCATGTCCTATCGAGATCTGACCTGTGTATCCAAATATTACATTTAAACCTAAAGCTGCGATTGCAAAGATAATTATATTAGAAAACACTAACAATAAAAACGATTTGGAAATAAATATTAGACCCAGGAGAGAACCAATTATTAACGTATATAATGCAGTTTTCATTATTCTCACACTCTCCCTTCAAAATCTTTACCAAATAAACCAGAAGGTTTAAATAACAAAACTAATATAATCAACACAAGAATAATAGATAATTGATAATCAGGTGATATATAAACCCCAACTAACTTTTCTATTACCCCTAAAATCAGGCCACCTATAATAACACCAAATAGATTTGAAAAACCTCCAAGTACACCTGCTGTAATACCATACAATTGCATATTTATCAGCATACTGGGATGTATGTAAGTTTTTGGAGCTGCGAGTATTCCAACCAAACTAACCGTGGCTATCCCAATACTCCACACGATAGCATCCACACGGTTAATATCTATCCCACATACAAGTGAACCGATCTCATCTTGAGAACGGGATCTAATAGCTATACCTAACTTATTATACTTCAAAAATATAGCTAAAAGTAGCATTACAGCAATAGAAATTATAGTAATCACAACATCGTTTGTAGGCATAACTAGTATCCCATTTTCCAAAAATAAGATAAAAGGCTTTCCTGAAAATAATTCTGGATAAGAAAAGTAATCCGTTCCCCAAATCAACACGACCAAACCTTCAATTACCATCAATAACCCTAATGTAACCATAAGCATCGCACCGTGAGACAAATGTTTCAAAGGTCTCATTAAAAATCGCTCAATAACCATACCAATAAGGAATCCCGAAAATACTGCTGCAATTATAGATAAAATAATATTACCGCTCACCAAATAAACAGTAAGCCCAATATAAGTTCCCAACATACCTGAATTTCCATGAGCAAAGTTTAGAACTTCGGTGGTCCTAAAAATCAAAGCTATTCCAAAGGCGGTGAGACCATACAATGCTCCTTGTGGAATCCCTGAAATTATGCTTTGGAGTATTTGCAATTCAATCGCCCCTTTCTTATTTCCCCAAATATGACTTTTTTAACCTCTCATCCTTCAACATTTCCTTGGATACTCCTTGATGTGCGACATAACCATTTTCTAATATGTAGGTTCTATCACTTATTTTTAATGATTTTATTGCGTTTTGTTCCACAAGCAAAATCGGAATATTAGATTCTTTTAAAGTTTTTAATACACTATATATTTCATCAATTATTATTGGCGCCAACCCCAATGAAGGTTCATCTAACATCAACAACTTTGGAGAGGCCATAAGGGCTCTGCCCAATGCCAGCATCTGTTGTTCTCCTCCTGATAAAGAACCTGCTTTCTGCTTTTTTCTCTCATTTAAAACAGGGAAAAGATCGTAGACATATTTAGAATTTTTCGAATATTCTCCCCTTAAGTACGTCCCCATTTTTAAATTTTCTTCGACAGATAAATTAGAAAAGATTCTTCTATTTTCAGGACATAACACAATCCCTTTCTTTACCATATAAACAGTACTTTTATTACTTACATCTTCACCCTCAAAAATCACTTTACCCTTAGATTTAACTATGTTCAAAATTCCAAAAAGCGTGGAAGTTTTACCAGCTCCGTTAGAACCTAAAATGGTAACTATTTCACCTTTATTCACGGAAAAAGAAATTTTTTTTACTGCTTTTACATGACCATAATTAACTTCCAAATTTTCAACTTCAAGCATTTTCGTCTTCCCCCAAATACACTTTCACAACCTCTTCGTTATTTGCTACATCTTCAGGAGTTCCTTCGGCAATCTTCTTCCCAAAATTCATAACAGTTACTAAATCAGAAACATTCATTACTACATTCATATCATGTTCCACCAACAATATCGTCTTCCCTCTTTTATTGACCATTTGTATAATACTTTTTATCTCCTCAGTTTCATAATAATTTAAACCTGCTGCAGGTTCATCCAACAAGAGAAGATCTGGATCAGAAATAACTGCTCTAGCCATTTCAACTCTTTTTAACATCCCATATGTGAGCTGAGAAGGATAAGAAGTAAGTCTATTTTTTATATCAAACATCTCAGCTACTTCTAAAACCTTATCTCTTACTTCTTTATCAAAATTCGATTTTGATTTAGAAAACACAGAGAAAAGTGAGTCATTATATTTGTGTATTAATCCACTATAAATGTTTTCAAAAACGTTCATAGCCTGAAAAAGTTGTAAGTTTTGAAAAGTTCTCGATATGCCTCTATATATTATGTCGTGGGTATTTAATTTTAAAAGAGATTTACCTTTGAATAAAATATCTCCTTTATGGGGATTCACTATCCTGGTAATCGTATTGAACAAAGTTGTTTTTCCAGCTCCATTAGGACCGATAAGAGCATGGATCTTTCCTTGACTTATTGTCATAGAGAAATCGTTAACTGCCTTTAAACCACCAAAAGCTACAGTAACGTTTTTGACTTCAAGCATTTTTTCACCTCAAATTTGTGTTTATAGATTATAAGGGGGAAACACCCCCCTTATAATTATTTATAAAACTTCTAACAATGATTCAACAGAATAATGTATCCAACTTGAAGCGAAATCCCAAACTAAACCTTGTTCAGTTAAAACAGATTTTAGAACATACATAGAAGTCATTCCCATTCTGGAATCAAAACCTGCAGAAACAGGCTTATAACTCAAACCATGATTTTCGTCACCAAGGGTGATGTAATTACCTTTCCAATTGTCTAAAGTCTCCAAAGCGGAAACTAACTTTTCTCTAGTCAAATCAGGACCTGCCCTTTTAACACCCTCAACGAAAACTTCTGCAGCTATCATACCGGCGATAGCATAGGCGTTAGGAATACCTTCATAGTATTCTTGCCATATTTTTATAGCAGGTTCCTCAGGGTTTGTAAAGTTTACGGCAACCCAGGCCATTACCTCAACACCATCTCCTGCTTCTTGAGCTAATTGTAGATAACTCTCATCGGCATTTGAATACGTCAAAAGATATCTTTGATTGGTCATACCGAATTGTTTGGCTTGGCGTACAAAACCGACAGATTGAGGAAGAAACAGCATAACAGCTACGGCATCGGGTCTAGCAGATAGCAAACGTGTTACTTCAGATGTAAAATCACTTTTAAAAGGATCCACTGCAATGTTTGCAACGGGTTCCATGCCCAAGGCTTTTAATGTACCTACCGCTGATTCACTGAACTCTTGACCATCTTCTGCATTTCTATAAACGATTGCTATTCTTTCATGTCCCTTTTCTACCAAATAGTTCATTGCTATGTTCCCTTCTACTATGTAATTAGGTTGAACTGGGAAAATATACTTTCTTGGTGGAAGACTGAATTCTATAGAGCCCCCACCTTGATAAACAAAGGGAACGCCTCCATTATTCAGATAATTTTGTACAGCTAAAATACCTGGGGTACCAAGTCCTCCAACGATAGAAAAAACACCATCTTGCTCAACCATTCTTCTAACTTCTACAACCGTTCTAGCAGGGTTGAACTGATCATCAGCTACTATTAACTCAATCTTTCTTCCATAGATACCGCCGTTGTCGTTGATGTAATTAAAATAAGCTTGCATGCCTTGCGCCATAGGTCTTCCTATAGGTGCAACAGGCCCCGACATAGCTTGAAAAGTACCTACTAAGATCTTATCATCAGTTACTCCTACTTCCGAAAATGCTGAAACTAACAGCAAAACCACAAAAACCATACCAATAAATCTTTTCACCTTTCTCACCTCTCTTGATAAAGTTAAATTTTCTAAAAACCACACCTTCTTTGCTACACCTTAACCTCTTTAGCCGCATTTTGAAACTTTTTAACTGTTATTTTAGTATCCTGAGCTATCATTAATTCTTCGTTAGTTTTTACTATCAGTACATCTACATCAGAGTCTGAAGTTGAGATAATCCCTTCTTTTCTATTCAACAAAGTATTTTTTTCTTTATCAATTTTAACTCCAAAGATGTCTAAATAATCACAGACATCCATTCTTACATGTTCGTCATTTTCTCCCACACCCGCTGTGAATATAAATGCATCTAATCCTTTTAGTATGGTTATATAACTTCCTATGTATTTTGCTAAACGATATACATACACATCGTATGCCAACTTTGCCTTTTTATCCCCATTTTCTATTCCTTTTCTGATGTCTCTCATGTCGTTGCTCATTTCACTTAAACCATAGACACCACTTCTTTTGTTCAATAAATCGTCTACTTCATCTACACTGTAACCATTTCTTGTAAGGAAAAGAACTATCCCTGGATCTATATCTCCACTTCTTGTGCCCATTATCAATCCTTCCAAAGGCGTGAATCCCATCGATGTGTCAACTACTTTCCCTCTGTCAATCGCAGCTAATGATGCACCATTACCCAAATGTGCAGTTATCATCTTTAATTCTTTTATATCTTTTCTTAATATCTCAGAAGCTTTTTGAGATACATACCTGTGACTGGTCCCATGAAATCCGTAACGTCTTATCTTGTGCTTTTGGTAGAGTTCGTAAGGTAACCCATACATGTACGCCTTTTCTGGCATCGAATGATGAAATGCTGTGTCAAATACCGCTACTTGGGGTACTTTGGGTAATAATTTTTTGGCAGCTCTTATGCCCATCAAATTGGGAGGATTATGTAAAGGTGCAAGATCAGAGTTTTCTTCTATAGCTCTAATAACTTCTTCATCTATCAATACAGAAGAGAAAAACTTTTCTCCTCCATGTACAACTCTGTGTCCAACCGCATCTATCTCTCCTAATTCTTTCAAACACCCATATTCAGTATCAGTTATCAATTCTATAGCTTTTTTTAACGCTTCTTCATGGTCTTTTATCTTGGTTATGTTTTTGTACTCTTTTTCTTTACTTTCTTGCTCTATATCTGACTCTTCTTCTCCTATCCTTTCAACCAACCCTTTAACCAGACAGTCTTCTTTTTCCATTTCTAATACTTGATATTTTAAGGATGAACTTCCAGAGTTGATCACTAGTATTTTCATTTGAAATCCTCCTATTTATATTTTCAGCTACTGTCTTTTGAAACTCTAAAACTTGTTTTAGCGTCCATTCACCCAAACGTTAAGGGGTAATCCCCTTAAAGACCCCAAATTCAAATTCAAAGTTTTTTGCATAAAACAGCAAAAGTTACGCAAATGAGAATATGGAAATTATTTCTAAGACATTATAAAGAACACTTTTGCATAAAGCAGCAAAATTTTATATCTTAAAACTTTCAACCAACCCTTTTAACTCTGTGGCTAAATCACTCAACTCTTTCGCTTCTTCGTTTATTCCTACAGCTTGGTTTACTTGTTCGTCTATTACATTTCTTGATCTTTCTAGTTGTTCACTTATCTGTGTTACCGCTTTCGCTACCCTGTCCATCGCTGTGCTCATCTCTTGCGCACTTGCACTTTGTTCTTCTGCACTTGCCGTCATGTTTTCTATACCTTGGTCCATCCTTTCTATCCTTTCTTTTATCCTGTTGAAACTTTGTTGTACATTCACCATCTTTTCGTTTATTTCTCCTATCGTTCCTACTACCTTGTTCGTCGATTCGTTTACTTTGTTCGTTCCTTGCGTTATGTTGGTTAGTATTTGGGATATTTCATCCGTTGCATTTCTTGATTCTTCCGCTAACTTCCTTATTTCATCCGCTACTACTGCAAATCCTCTTCCTGCTTCCCCTGCCCTTGCTGCTTCTATCGCTGCGTTCAGCGCTAGCAGGTTCGTTTGTTCAGTTATTGAGTTTATTGTTTCTACTATACTTTGTACGTTCTTGGCATTGCTTGCAAGTGTTTCTACTTCTTTTTGGCTTTCTTTTGCCCTTTCTACCGCTTCTTTCACAGCTTGACTTATACTTTCTATCGTTTTGCTTCCTTCTTCTGCAGCTTTACTTGTTTCATCTGCTTCTTCACTTAGCTTTTGCGCGTCTTGGGATACTCCTTGTGCCGCCCTTGCTACTTCGTCTACCCCTGAGGTTACTTCTTCTACGTTTCCTGCCGTTTCTTCAGCGTTTGTTTGTATCTTGTCCATTTGGTTTTTGAGTTCTTCTGAGCTTTTTCTGCTTTCTTGTGATGATTGCGTTAGACTTTCTGATGCATTTTCTACTTTGTTTGATGCTTGCATTATTGAGCCCATGGATTTTCTTAGTTCTTTACTCATTTCTGATAGAGCGTTGGCCATCTGCCCTATTTCGTCTTTGCTTTTACTTTCAAAGTTTACCGTTAGGTCTCCTTCTTTGAATTGGTTTATCTTGTTTTTGAACTCTAACAGTGGTTTCGTTATACTTCTTATTAGATAGATGACCATTATTATTGATACTACAAAGGCAATTACGGTTAAGATAATTGTCAATGCTATTGCTCTGTTGTTTTCTTCTATGAGGGATGGACCTAATGTGTCTTGTTGAACCTTTAATTCCATTCTTTGTTCATCTAATAGGTTCAGTATCTCTACCCTTGCTTGTTCCATCTGCTCGATTATGGGCTCTTGGGATTCTATCGCTGTGACTATTTGGTTAAAGGTGTTTTTGAATGAAGTAACGATCTCCAACAGTTCTGAAAAAGCATTATTTAGTTCCTGATTTATTATGCTATATCCTAAAGTAGAAAGTTGCAAGTCTAAATTTTCGAACTCCTTAATTACATTATTCATATCTCCCTCAGATAAACTTGTGAAATATTGTGTAGACAAATCAATAATTGTGTTCTTGTACTGCAAAATTCTTTGAGAATATATAGACAAAGAGGAAGAACCACCAACTTTTTGTATTAAGTCGATAAAAACATTGATATTATTCTCTAATTCATATCCATGATTTAAAAATTCATCTATAAGATTATTTTTCCCTTGGTTTAAAGTAACTAATTTATTGAAAAGGGATTCGTAATTAGTAAAATTCGACTGTACCTCTTCTAAGTTATACGTTGAAAGAGTAGATAAATCGTCTTTGACACTTCCTATATAACTTAAAAACTCATCGGCCTTCTGTTCTTCAAAACTATCAGTGTAATCTTTTAAGCTAATTGTAGCTTGAAAAAAGTTGAATTCAGCTTGTGAGAAAGAATTAACGTGATCGGCCATAAGTTTGTATTCCTCTAAAGCGTTATTAGAATTGATTAAAGAATATATGTTGTATGAAATAGATAAACTGAAAAAAAGAAAAGTAATTATTATAATCAAAATTATCTTACTTCCAATACTTTTAAAAAACATATCAATCCCTTCTTAAACTATTATTTTTAAGTATTTACACCCCAAGATAAGATTTTTGAATGTGTGGGCTGTTAGCAAGATTCTGGCCAATATCTTCCATAACAATCTTCCCGTTTTCTAGCACGTAACCTCTATCAATAACTTTTAGCCCTTGTTTTACGTTCTGTTCTGCCAACATTATCGATACCCCAGATTTCTTAATCTCTACTAATTTTTGAAACAATTCTATAACAAGAGAAGGCTGTAATCCCAATGAAGGTTCATCAAGAATTAGTAATTTAGGATTTGCCATTAATGCCCTTCCAATAGCCAACATTCTTTGTTGACCACCACTCATAGTGCCAGCTAACTGATGAATTCTTTCTTTTAATATTGGAAAAATTTCAAAGACAAAATCCAAATTTTCACTTATTCTATTCCTTGCATTTGGCACATAGGCAGCTCCTAATTTTAAATTTTCCTCTACT contains:
- a CDS encoding M55 family metallopeptidase, with amino-acid sequence MIIIKIYISFDFEGLGGIAQWNDVTRNNKDYKQTYAVKQLKALLEELKDHEITLSDSHAEGNNIPWEITEEFPNVKLISGGIRKYYMMTGIDESFNRMIFFGYHAGVGERYSTMDHTYSSSSIHNIWINGLEMNETLINAAYGGSFSVPLAMVVGDDKLKNQLSPYFKSLYYIETKRSLGRYSAEFKPMKLLLEEIKSATKEMIDKNKEYFDVYTFNSSIEMIVEFSDTSKADMVESMPLTERIDGRKVKISSDNYRVIFEALLAITYICEA
- a CDS encoding alpha/beta fold hydrolase; its protein translation is MYLEDPGIYYEIYGKGRPVIILNGIMMSTSSWRAHIERWQKKFQVITYDTRDQGKSARITDKPYTIEVHVEDLKKLVDHLGLKKVNLMGVSYGAQIAELFTLKYPEMIDKLLLSNATDHIDNYLKSIGQAWKVAAELYDGEKFFDISLPYIYSRPFYNNNYEWLMNRRKIFKETLTKDWFDGFVRLASSNETFDIRNEISNITAKTLFISGEEDIITPKSHIIEMSKKVKNSLLANLENTGHALFFEKFEEFCLLVEAFFNND
- a CDS encoding TetR/AcrR family transcriptional regulator produces the protein MNRAKNKSSIKLMAAARDLFSEEWYETVSVVEICRRAGLSNGIFYRYFKNKEDIFLKLLNEIVIYYEEGFSTISGKSFEDRMDSFLDTIVKSGVGDYKKDILIYREGQYRYPKYEQRLRDLYGKGVSLVLLRETSQAEQLFISGIARFVIIRYIFNGLSYDKTKIKKIITDGIFYDEIKNYSLIFDDEDVICPDIPEDESARTKLLSSGIELFGTKGYYKTDIHDITRNAGYSVGTFYLYFESKEAFLEEIVKIIGKMTRRFLTINQKKQLNRAENELRGIYLFLKYFESNSEYYKIVRESEFIVKKAANDYYDRFEKGYVENLERIKIEDKKMLANSLMGISHYTGIDKIFLNRIKDIKSVLKELSIYLTYGIHI
- a CDS encoding alpha/beta fold hydrolase, which codes for MKTALYTLIIGSLLGLIFISKSFLLLVFSNIIIFAIAALGLNVIFGYTGQISIGHAAFMAIGAYTSAFFTMSLNMPIFLNLIFVILFSVLFGMVIALPAMRLKGFYLAIATMAFGIAVQEIIASMDIFGGRTGMRDIPAFFDSDFNTYFLNLIFYSLLIYITSLIVKSPTGKRFNMVRDSELAARAFGVKIAKAKLQAFIISSIYSGIAGFLYAHTLGYISPADFGLNVSLNLLAMVIIGGVASLNGGLIGSVIITGMPFLFSRSNFPMTIIVGGLLIIFVLFFPRGLSYGLKMLYFRYFEIPVVWIIKKFGKNKKKEGSYVNVDGVKLYYEVSGEGNPVVMIHGNYASHRWFEKVKNIEGFKVYTPDLPNFGHSDRVKEIQIDTYAEYIKRFMDVLELNKVVLVGHSLGGAVAMSIAFRYPEKVEKLILVDSPSLKGLKTPEENYYVLNLLKNNRTLLKNSLKAMIPSSSDRKLLNHLTNDALLMNPKCFTENARALENYNYEETSKNYRGEVLFILGEKDTLITKNMANEVVQSTNGKLEIIPDVGHSIIIEEPTTFIDIFKNFTLGKN
- a CDS encoding branched-chain amino acid ABC transporter permease; translation: MQILQSIISGIPQGALYGLTAFGIALIFRTTEVLNFAHGNSGMLGTYIGLTVYLVSGNIILSIIAAVFSGFLIGMVIERFLMRPLKHLSHGAMLMVTLGLLMVIEGLVVLIWGTDYFSYPELFSGKPFILFLENGILVMPTNDVVITIISIAVMLLLAIFLKYNKLGIAIRSRSQDEIGSLVCGIDINRVDAIVWSIGIATVSLVGILAAPKTYIHPSMLINMQLYGITAGVLGGFSNLFGVIIGGLILGVIEKLVGVYISPDYQLSIILVLIILVLLFKPSGLFGKDFEGRV
- a CDS encoding ABC transporter ATP-binding protein, yielding MLEVENLEVNYGHVKAVKKISFSVNKGEIVTILGSNGAGKTSTLFGILNIVKSKGKVIFEGEDVSNKSTVYMVKKGIVLCPENRRIFSNLSVEENLKMGTYLRGEYSKNSKYVYDLFPVLNERKKQKAGSLSGGEQQMLALGRALMASPKLLMLDEPSLGLAPIIIDEIYSVLKTLKESNIPILLVEQNAIKSLKISDRTYILENGYVAHQGVSKEMLKDERLKKSYLGK
- a CDS encoding ABC transporter ATP-binding protein, which gives rise to MLEVKNVTVAFGGLKAVNDFSMTISQGKIHALIGPNGAGKTTLFNTITRIVNPHKGDILFKGKSLLKLNTHDIIYRGISRTFQNLQLFQAMNVFENIYSGLIHKYNDSLFSVFSKSKSNFDKEVRDKVLEVAEMFDIKNRLTSYPSQLTYGMLKRVEMARAVISDPDLLLLDEPAAGLNYYETEEIKSIIQMVNKRGKTILLVEHDMNVVMNVSDLVTVMNFGKKIAEGTPEDVANNEEVVKVYLGEDENA
- a CDS encoding ABC transporter substrate-binding protein, yielding MKRFIGMVFVVLLLVSAFSEVGVTDDKILVGTFQAMSGPVAPIGRPMAQGMQAYFNYINDNGGIYGRKIELIVADDQFNPARTVVEVRRMVEQDGVFSIVGGLGTPGILAVQNYLNNGGVPFVYQGGGSIEFSLPPRKYIFPVQPNYIVEGNIAMNYLVEKGHERIAIVYRNAEDGQEFSESAVGTLKALGMEPVANIAVDPFKSDFTSEVTRLLSARPDAVAVMLFLPQSVGFVRQAKQFGMTNQRYLLTYSNADESYLQLAQEAGDGVEVMAWVAVNFTNPEEPAIKIWQEYYEGIPNAYAIAGMIAAEVFVEGVKRAGPDLTREKLVSALETLDNWKGNYITLGDENHGLSYKPVSAGFDSRMGMTSMYVLKSVLTEQGLVWDFASSWIHYSVESLLEVL